The following coding sequences are from one Sporomusaceae bacterium window:
- a CDS encoding DUF421 domain-containing protein produces the protein MNEFLRDIWQTSLVFLTMLVLAKILGKTQVGQLTLYEYICGITIGSIGANIVASKPEEVWNHYFDLLLFCSLTLIAARATLINRPLRKLIEGSPTIVIEDGRILKDKLKDLRFDVDELMGQLREQGIFDVGEVQFAILETSGHLSVLQKAAYRPATGQDLNIRQDDARLPVELIVDGEIVADNLPRAGVSREWLLNELALRGITDADNVIYAGFDTQGTFQVKVANTTAQ, from the coding sequence ATGAATGAATTTCTCCGCGATATCTGGCAGACGTCGCTTGTTTTCCTGACGATGCTGGTTCTGGCGAAGATTCTCGGCAAAACGCAGGTGGGGCAGCTGACTTTATACGAGTACATATGCGGCATCACGATCGGCTCTATCGGCGCGAACATCGTGGCTTCCAAGCCTGAGGAGGTCTGGAACCACTATTTCGATCTTCTCCTGTTTTGCAGTCTTACCCTTATCGCCGCCCGGGCGACGCTGATCAACAGGCCGCTGCGCAAACTGATCGAGGGCTCGCCGACGATCGTGATCGAGGATGGCCGGATATTGAAGGATAAGCTGAAGGATTTGCGGTTCGATGTCGACGAGCTGATGGGCCAGCTGCGCGAGCAGGGCATTTTCGATGTCGGCGAGGTGCAGTTCGCCATCCTGGAGACGTCGGGGCATCTGAGCGTGCTGCAGAAGGCGGCGTACCGCCCGGCCACGGGGCAGGACCTGAACATCCGCCAGGACGACGCCCGCCTGCCGGTCGAGCTGATCGTGGACGGCGAGATCGTGGCCGATAACCTGCCCCGCGCGGGGGTATCGCGGGAGTGGCTGCTGAACGAGCTGGCGCTGCGGGGGATAACGGACGCCGATAATGTTATCTATGCCGGGTTCGATACCCAGGGGACTTTTCAGGTGAAGGTCGCTAACACCACTGCCCAATAG
- a CDS encoding DUF2935 domain-containing protein, with protein MEIICKEVRPFPALDMHQVCFWLRIMKEHALFIRLGLPCDQTELRKEAQCFYDLFQRLEQKACQVNCSEAFRAFVEEVMVAVKNFFAFKRHLLCLLVECKIRGGANYPLLIDHISREALYFYKLLQKVCDGEMQYPVDAIVSENVFWIRIMADHLKFIRGLLDPSEREAFEQVQALSDKWDGLNLHARDFESMLWHMRPNNDFTRFEKTVTDAAVELRDFKAMAQELIEQCSLLSLIPPLLADHVRREAEHFLHILEMIGGALGGCHDSPIIRCDDGCMDLPKR; from the coding sequence ATGGAGATTATCTGCAAGGAGGTCCGGCCGTTCCCGGCGCTCGATATGCACCAGGTGTGCTTCTGGCTGCGGATAATGAAGGAGCATGCGCTGTTCATCAGACTGGGGCTGCCCTGCGACCAGACGGAACTGCGCAAGGAGGCGCAGTGTTTCTACGATTTGTTCCAGAGGCTTGAGCAGAAGGCCTGCCAGGTGAACTGCAGCGAGGCTTTCCGGGCGTTCGTCGAGGAAGTGATGGTGGCGGTTAAGAATTTCTTCGCCTTTAAACGCCATCTGCTGTGCCTGCTGGTGGAGTGCAAGATCCGCGGCGGGGCTAATTACCCGCTGCTGATCGACCATATCTCGCGCGAGGCGCTGTATTTCTATAAGCTGCTGCAGAAGGTCTGCGATGGGGAGATGCAGTATCCGGTGGACGCGATCGTGAGCGAGAATGTGTTCTGGATCCGCATCATGGCCGATCACCTCAAGTTCATCCGCGGCCTCCTCGATCCGTCGGAGCGCGAGGCTTTCGAGCAGGTGCAGGCGCTGAGCGACAAGTGGGACGGCCTCAACCTGCACGCCCGCGATTTCGAGAGCATGCTGTGGCATATGAGGCCAAATAACGATTTCACACGGTTCGAGAAGACGGTGACGGACGCGGCGGTCGAGCTGCGCGATTTCAAGGCGATGGCGCAGGAGCTGATCGAGCAGTGCAGCCTGCTGTCGCTCATCCCTCCCCTGCTGGCCGACCATGTCCGCCGCGAGGCGGAGCATTTCCTGCATATTCTGGAGATGATCGGCGGCGCACTGGGCGGCTGCCACGATTCGCCGATCATCCGCTGCGACGACGGCTGTATGGATCTGCCGAAGAGGTAA
- a CDS encoding transcription repressor NadR, which yields MDAKERRTRLIDKLQKTGAPVTGAALAQELGVSRQVIVGDIAILRAAGEEIYATPQGYLLPPARLPSAKTAKIACHHGWDKLADELAIIIDNGGKVLDVIVEHPIYGELKANLMLASRHDLAEFLHNLKNSGAEPLSAITGGVHLHTVEAPSPQALARIERELERENILYK from the coding sequence ATGGACGCCAAAGAACGGCGCACCCGATTGATCGACAAACTCCAAAAGACCGGCGCCCCGGTCACAGGCGCAGCCCTGGCGCAGGAACTCGGCGTAAGCCGGCAGGTAATCGTCGGCGACATCGCCATACTAAGGGCCGCCGGCGAGGAAATATACGCCACCCCCCAGGGCTACCTGCTACCGCCCGCCCGCCTGCCGTCCGCCAAAACGGCCAAAATAGCCTGCCATCACGGCTGGGACAAACTTGCCGACGAACTGGCGATCATCATCGACAACGGCGGTAAAGTCCTCGACGTCATCGTCGAGCACCCGATATACGGCGAACTGAAAGCCAACCTCATGCTCGCCTCGCGCCACGACCTGGCCGAATTCCTCCACAACCTGAAGAACAGCGGCGCCGAGCCACTGTCGGCCATAACCGGCGGCGTGCACCTGCATACCGTCGAAGCGCCGTCGCCGCAAGCGCTCGCCCGCATCGAACGCGAACTGGAGCGGGAGAACATCCTCTACAAATAA